The genomic DNA AATCAACGCCTCATCGCATTCCACCTTCGCAAAGCCGGAGCGGACATCGAGATCGTGCCCAACGGCGAGGAAGCGATCAGGGCCGTCGAGCGAGCAGAACAAGACGGAAAGCCGTTCAGCGCGATCCTCATGGACATGCAGATGCCGAAGTTGGACGGGTACGACGCCACCCGCGCGCTGCGAGCGAGCGGCCGCACGCTCCCCATCATCGCGCTGACCGCACACGCCATGCAGGGCGATCGCGAACGCTGCCTCGATGCCGGGTGTACCGACTACCAGACCAAGCCCATCAACGCTCCCGCGCTGCTCGCATGCATCGCCCGGCACATCGAGCGCGATCAGTCGCCGACGACCGAACGCCGGGGCTCCCCCGAAGCCAACGCCGCGTGACCCCGCCGACCGCCCTCACACCGCGATCACACGCCCCGTGTCCAACGCCGTCCACACGCTCCCCGTCGGATCGAACCGGAACAGGATCAGCGTCGGATCATCGGATCTCGCCCTCGCGCCCACGCGCAGAATCGAGCCCCAGATCGAGCCGCCGATCGGGAATCCCACATCGCTCGAAGCGGTCGTCTGCGTCACGTTGGTCGAGAGCCACGAGTTGCTCGAGGGGCGATACCGCGTCGAGATCAGCTCATCATCCACCGTCGTCGCGAACACGTAGATGTTCCCGTCCGCCGAAACAAACCCCTGCGCCCCCGGCCTGAGCGTCGGACCAGAGGACTCGGCCGTCAGATCGCGCACGCGCCAGCGGTTCGGCTCGGGCGAGAGCCCCGGCTTCCACCAGTACTGCTGAAGGTGACCGCTCGGATCGACGCCGACGATGTTCAGCCCGCCTCCCGCCGAAACGAACGCATCGATCTGTCCGACCAGCGCGGGCAGGTCGAACCGCCGCGTCATGTTCAGGAACGTCCAGTTCCCGTCCCCGAGCGCGGGGGACCACCAGTACACGATCACGTCCCCGTTGCTGTTCACGCCCGCGAGGTTGAGCCCGTTCCAGCTCGTCACATACGAGGTCAGACCCCCGACAAGCACCGGGCCGTTGATCCGGCGCGTCAGGTTCGCGAACTGCCAATCGGGAAGCCCACCCGTGAACCAGTAGTTCACGGCGTTCCCCTTCGCGTCAACCCCGCCGATGTGGATCGAGCCCCACTTCGGCTGGTACGTCGTCAGATCCCCCGTCACGCCGGGGAAGTTCCGCTCAACCGTCAGGTTCCGCGCGGTCCAGACGCCGTTCAGCAGGTTGCCCGTGAAGAGCCACAGGTTCCGGTTCTCATCCGTCGCCGCGAGATACGCCACGTTCGTGTTCGTGCCCCGCACATACGCCGTCATGTCCGTGATCCGCCCCACGAACCGCGTCAGACGCGCGATCGGAATCTCCGTCGTCACGCCCGTCGTGTTGTGGACCTGCGTCGCAAACGGACGACCCGCAGCGTCCAGCGCGAACGTCAACTGCCGGGGCCCCGCGCGCAAGCCCACCACGACCTGCGGCTGCTCCGGCGACTTCGCACGCGCCCTGAACTTCAGCACCACGTCATCCGTGAACGTCGGAAGCGTGACCGACAGATTCCCGATCCCCACATACGCCGCCTCGACCGTCGCGATCGGCCCCAACTGGTCAGGGCCCGGCGACCAGATCTCAACATCCACCACCATGTCGCGCCCGAGCCCCGAGACGACCAGCGTTCCGTCCGACACGGAACCCGAAGAGACGTTGCGATCGTGCATCACATACACGATGCCCTGCGACCCGTCGGAGATCCCCCACGCGTGCAGCCCCTTCCCCGACGCGCTCGAAGCCGACAAACGCCCGGCGAGCGTCCCGAAGTTGAAGCGGCTCCAGTCGATCCAGACGCCGCTCGCGCCCCCCGTGTACGACGGATCGACAAAGGCCCTGACCGTCGTCTGCACCCCGCGCATCACGTCCGACAGCAGGAAGCCGTTGCCCGCGAGCGTCGCCGACGGCATCCGCAGGCCCGTGCCGATCTGTCCCGACGCAAGCCCCGACCACATCATCACGCGGAAGACACCGTTGTCGTCATCCGCCGTGAAACCCGGCGAGTATGTCGGCACGCCCCCCGGCCACACCTCGCGCGTCGGGCCCCACTCGCCGTTGACCATCGGACGCTTCAAGTGGTCGCTCGACATCCAGTACGCAGACAGATTCGCGTTGTCGAACGCCGGCTTCACCAGGATGTCCGTGTGCGGGTTGTTCACGCCCTCCTCGTTCCCCATGGTGTAGAGGTGGGGCGTGGCGAGATCGAACGCCCGGTGCGTGAACGCCAGACGCGCCACCGGCCCGCGCGGATCGGGCGCGATCGTCGACTGGATCACCAGACGCAGCGGATCACGCTCGCGGATGTGCGTCGCCAGCTCCCCGATCCACACCGCCCGACGCTGCATCTCGGGGTCCCGCGACGGCACCGAGTCGCCCTCGGTGTTCTTCGTCCACATCGCGTCCCACTCGCTCATCACCTCCCAACCGATCGCACGGTGCGCGTGCGGGCTCGACTTCAGCCAGTCGATCACCGTGTTCATCCGCGTCTTGGCCATCGCCAGCGTCTGAGGCGTCTGATAGAAGTTGTTCAGGTCCGTCAGCGGCCCGCCCGCGCTCGTGTGCCACGGCGTCATCGTCTCG from Phycisphaeraceae bacterium includes the following:
- a CDS encoding LEPR-XLL domain-containing protein — encoded protein: MRGRTARGAEGGDLNGAAGWSGGAGAVIDTLEPRVLLAADPITTDHPLWVMQRASGAIVVDGNLNDPAWQNAVPITRAQAYRENSSATIRMLYDSAGVYLSAEVADEWIWIDGRGSGEGRYWEIEQDDSVSFYFDMNNSRDPFFMESDRMIGVGLGPQGGPENGSIVTRYKWIKGDGLGSGVGVNFGALLDDGIVYASAYVGTPNNNADKDKGWSTEIFVPWSSLGRTSAPTHGFTFGMNFDVIFDNDGGLRDLNVNRRGVNKWTLPGIIDDHLQGVHSSSSSTLAGLRGPINYAEVMIVDPAVDTRPRGVSDLAVALTTGYGANLSFTAPTGTSGGAGHVVGYQIRYATTPITSEAAWDRATVFENVYVPRLAGGAEDLRLIGLSPSTGYHVAVRGVDAMGNPGPLTPSVAFTTRSVVQDPSGGNRIVPSPTGPTLVHENGTPFVMVGDHLGSSWKYWRSLFPGDVWDRTNLIFQNFYENTPVEGTADAYFQELKDKGVNTLRLYLDFVSDIHNENNPDGPNGWYWLEYPRGVFNPDMRDHMLLALQKAEQYDMQIILSPFGSYFWPGVFETMTPWHTSAGGPLTDLNNFYQTPQTLAMAKTRMNTVIDWLKSSPHAHRAIGWEVMSEWDAMWTKNTEGDSVPSRDPEMQRRAVWIGELATHIRERDPLRLVIQSTIAPDPRGPVARLAFTHRAFDLATPHLYTMGNEEGVNNPHTDILVKPAFDNANLSAYWMSSDHLKRPMVNGEWGPTREVWPGGVPTYSPGFTADDDNGVFRVMMWSGLASGQIGTGLRMPSATLAGNGFLLSDVMRGVQTTVRAFVDPSYTGGASGVWIDWSRFNFGTLAGRLSASSASGKGLHAWGISDGSQGIVYVMHDRNVSSGSVSDGTLVVSGLGRDMVVDVEIWSPGPDQLGPIATVEAAYVGIGNLSVTLPTFTDDVVLKFRARAKSPEQPQVVVGLRAGPRQLTFALDAAGRPFATQVHNTTGVTTEIPIARLTRFVGRITDMTAYVRGTNTNVAYLAATDENRNLWLFTGNLLNGVWTARNLTVERNFPGVTGDLTTYQPKWGSIHIGGVDAKGNAVNYWFTGGLPDWQFANLTRRINGPVLVGGLTSYVTSWNGLNLAGVNSNGDVIVYWWSPALGDGNWTFLNMTRRFDLPALVGQIDAFVSAGGGLNIVGVDPSGHLQQYWWKPGLSPEPNRWRVRDLTAESSGPTLRPGAQGFVSADGNIYVFATTVDDELISTRYRPSSNSWLSTNVTQTTASSDVGFPIGGSIWGSILRVGARARSDDPTLILFRFDPTGSVWTALDTGRVIAV